The Cydia splendana chromosome 27, ilCydSple1.2, whole genome shotgun sequence DNA window ttacaaaaaTCAATCAATATAGGGTGGAGTCAGCTGCACCTATGTTGTTAATTTTGTGAGCAGTAGGGTAAATGTCACAAAAAATGTAATTCTTAGTGAGTATTCCTCCAGTATATTATGAGTTCCATCACAACAAAAGATTAAGAgagaataattatttattgaattaaagtttgacATTTGACTGCATGTGTATCATACAGCTGCAATTTTTTCATTAGAAACAAATTGGTTTTCAGGAAAATGTTAATAGGGAAGagaatgatataaataaatgaatatgaataaatgattattcaAAATATAAAGCAAATGAATACTAATATCTGTATATCTAAACAAATTTCCTACCAGCCAGGGCACACCTTTATATTGGTACTATTGGTAGGcctagcgccacttgcaccatcccactaacctagggttaaccggttaaacctggagttaccatggttaccagtacaatttgacactgggttaacagtttaaccgcttaaccccgggttagtgggatggtgcaagtggtgcttAGTAAAATAGCAAGGGCACAGTAGAAAGCTTTAGTTATATACTTAATCAATTCTCTATCATATTTCTTATCTGTCTTCTAGGGTTCATAGAGATGATGGCGGCGTACGTGCCGCAGTTCGCCAACATTGACGTGGAGCGCGTGTGCTCCTGGGTTGTAGACCTGGAGGCCCTGCTCACGAGCGAGGAGAGCGACCCTCCGTCTAGCCACGGTTAGTTACTTTAGCTACATAATTTTGGCCACTTTAACCTCTTCTATACTGATATCTggattcaaaattcaaaaatgcaTTCTCAAGTGGTGTTGCGGCCTCAAGGGCTCTTTCACAAGTCATTATAACATTTACAGTGACATCATAATTATAGTGAGATGAAAAATAGCAACTTTTATAAATCCCTTTCTAACTAACACAAATtacaaaatgacagataaggacaaacattAACGAGGGTTTGTTACACTTAACAGATTattgtttataaattttacataattttaaataaatgtttgacATATCGGTTGCAGACCGAATAACAGAAATGCCGACTTTAACATCATCATTATTACTAGAGATTTTCATGAAAAACTTGAAATGAAACCTAGCAAGCACTTacttaaatatcaaaaacagTTTGCTGGATTTAAATACTAATAGTTCCAATTTCCACTCTTAATCCGTTTTTAGACACATCTACTACAGCTAGTGTCTGAAAGTTTGTAGGTTTTGGGCGGGATTAAAGATAATACtaagtttttaaattattgtGTAGGGTGCGTGAAAAATGACAATACTTCGCCCAATAAGCTTCCAATAAGAATAGGATTAGATTATTCTAATCGAAATTGGTACACGACAACATTCAGTGTCCATTTAgggtctatttttttttataagttctttatttaacatAATGTATTACAAGGTAATTACTAAATCTAGTGTACATTTGCATCCTAGACAGTAAtatcaataaattaatatagTTTAGTGAGCTATAGGCGCTCATTATAAACTTTTTAGGGTCTATTGCTTCTCTTgtaatctttaggtatttaaaagtaaatctaccctcaaatggctcattaagccagttgagggtagatgaatacattacatgatcaaataatgtaggttaaagtcaggtcgttcagtgactgatccaggcggttttgtatttggttaaccaatgaatgttataactaccccaaaatggacaaattgtttgtttacttttatttaaatacctaatgatatgGACTATAGTGCACAATATGTAAACAGGCCGCttggaataataaaaaaaaaaataaaaaaaaataaaaaaaaaagaataaaaaaataaaaaagccctttattcattgtaacgtgtttacataaaaaaatttaaataaaactatgacTTATAATATGTGTTGTTACTAATGAATCCCTagtgggtaaaggcctcctccattgcTGCCCATTTGTGCCTGTCTTGTGCTGTCGCCATCCAGTCTGTGCCGGCTGTTCTTTTTAAGTCTTCCTCCCAACGCATTTGTGGTCTGCCCCGGCCTCTTTTGCCAAGTGGACCTCTCCATTTGGTGACTATTAATGTCCATCTCTTATCTGTAAGCCTTGCTGTGAATATGGCCGCTTGGAATATGTCCTTTGAAATTATAAGTACTTACAAGTGCAACCTAGATTTGCTTGAAGTCCTTATGTCAAGGTTTCAACAACTTGTTCCCAGCTACCTTGAAGGCGTAAAATCTAGTCTATAGCTAGTTTTATGTCCTTCATAGACTGAAAACTTTATTGTCTTGGTTACTTGACTTAGTTGACTTGTAGTAAAGTGATTGCGCTGTAAGGCATATCGATGTAGAATGTCCTGGGCCAGGATGGCACgattatttgatttattattaaCAATTGTGTCCCATTTCGGCCTcattttattacaagcttttatttaactaggaatatatgtacctaactatgttttcatcacactcgctcagtaaatgtggattTGCACGCAGGtctagcgggagttatagaaaaagcgttctccctagggagttatgaagtttctagtgccataataaacagttttttgtctttatacttaatttttgtatcacaagtgtgatgaaaaacattgtgtgtaacttggggcgtaataatattgcaaactcgagtctataaatcgctccggcaagccgtcgcgatttaacttactcttgtttgcaatattcaacttacgccccatgttgcacaatgtactattgtatgggtcaaatcttgcaagttaaactTGACCCACTTCCTGGTTTTGataaagctgaaaatttgcattaCATATGGATGAgtatgcaatattatggtaccatcgagctgatctgatgatggagacaggaggtggccatagaaactgtgataaaacaacgcatccTAATTGTGTTGTGCAGAATTGTCTCAATGAGTTAaattgcctgtggaaagaaaactTCAGTGAGTGATAAAAGCTtgtgccaaaaatgattttttgcCGACAACTAATTTCACTCATCTCGGTTTGGTGCTACTTCTGGCGATTCTCTCAAAAAGAAGTTCACCATTTCTGACAAGGTCTGCCGGGTACGAAAATAAGGTTTCAGCGCCAGCTAAtggaaaaagttggagaagacTTAATGACTACATATTCCATTACTATTATAACTTGTAAGTTCTTGTTACAGAGGAGTCGTCGAGCAGCAGCGACAAGCTGACGATGACTCTTCACACCCTGAGCGAGATGCTGCCAACGGCCACCAAGCCCAGCCGGTGAGATGATCAATAATTCCAGTAGTTACATCattaagtagagttagacccagAACAGAACCCAGACCCAGAGCAGATCCCAATGCGTCCTCACAAACGGCAAAGAGGGTGAACGCtggagtgggtttagtgggtagggcgaaattctccccctctctcgccaggagaggggaaaggagcggcgagtcccacacaTCGTGCGTAAATGCATTCCCACAGTGCTCTGTGGGACCCAGAACAAGATGAAAGGATGTAGTGCTAAAggacatgaaaaaaaaatttactatatttGACAAAACGCAGTTCTAATGCATGAAATTAAGAATACTTAAAGAAACTTTTTAAATCAACATTAGCGATTTTAGTATGTTCGTTAACAAGTCAAGCATTGAAGATTACATTAAATGTAGCATTTCATTATTTGTCGTAGTCAGATAAACTTcggtatagttgaattatcgagaagatggaattgcatttgtagtggttgtatgctgatagtacaagaaaatagaaaattcaaatatagaatgcctgtaaacaaacaatactactacatatgcaattccacgctctcgatgatacgaCTATAGCCTATGTTCCAATGCCGCGAATTCGAGTTGAAACGGTATatttttaaatgcttatttaatttaaaatattttgctatTGTTTAAGAAAATCTCTTTTCCTCTTCTTTACTCGTGTTTGGAAACTAGAAACAACTCTGTTCCAGCTCTCATTCAAGCTCCGAGAGCTCCGAGGAGGCCGAGCGTCAGCGGAGCCTGCTGGAAGCCGAGGATCTGCCCATGCTCGCTGCTCAATGCGCGGTGCTGCATGAGATGTTCCCGAATACCTGCGCTATGGAGGTAAGATTGACAAATACAAATGTTTTACATACAGGGTCAAGGGATAATCAGGATCTTCTATataaccatagagaaaaaaatacatagagtgctcactttatacatcagttttagtacatataatacatctagcatcgagtagcggaattatcagtactgcgacttgacaatagatgttgcgacgaccgaaaagtctaatgctcaacaatttacggctaatattataaccggattaaccggaactctattttgaACGACTTCtagttttaatattagttgtaaattgttgttcaatacaattttcgtgagtcgcgacactagagaattctcgTACCTATCACTGTCTCGCGGTACTGATAATCCCgttactcgatgctagatgtcgactgcgaataTTATAGTCGTTTTGATACCATAACTGATGTATGGAGactatggagtgagcactctattcttactgtATTTCTCTATGATATTACATCGTAACCGCTTGCATCGAAGACGCTACTCAGAGTAGTGGCGATAGTATTAGGACTCAGGACCCCGTGGTGTGGAATATAGTAAAAGTGACTTTGAGATGACGAGCTCTGAGGAAGCCGAGCGTTAACGAAGCCTGCTAGAGACCAAGTGATAGTGGGTCAGTGACCAGGGCCATGGAGCGCTGCGCTGCGCCATTTAgtaatttgtttatatttttgcaGTAAAACCTATTTATAGCTTGATTTACAAAAACGTTTTCTAATTAGAAACCTCCGAATCCAAATGCAATATAATTGTGGGTGAGCAAAATAAAGGTAGTACAAAGTAGAATGtgcaaaatattatatttacattttagGTAGCCGCATTTAGAACAAACCTTGGTTAAACCTGACTTACAGATAAAGCACTGCGTGTCGATCGCTTGCGGCGACGTGGAGCGTGCGGCGGCGACATTGCTGCACCGCCGCGAGCAAGGCCAGGCGCTGTCGGCCGCCGCCCTGCATCAGGCTAGCAAGACTCCGCTCTGCGACGACTCGGAGCTCAAGAACCGTATCATCGCTCGGTAAGTACTACAGAAACAGCTTTTGGGTTCCgtaaccttattactaagactccactgtccgtctgtctgtcaccaggctgtatctcatgaatcgtgatgggttcagttgaaattttcacagatgatgtatttctgttgccgctataacaacaaatactaaaaagtacggaaccctcggtgggcgagttcgactcgcacttgttttgtttttaattagatAACCCTTCTGCAAAAAGAATCACTCACGAAATCTCGCTTTCCCATTGGACAACCTCCCTCCTCCCTATATGTGCACTTCTGCAGCTGGTCAACCaagaagaataagaataataagataaagaaaagaataaaaaattaaaaagataaGGTAAAAATTTGTCAGCTGTCGCTCTCCATCAGGCCTGCAAGACTCCGCTATGCGATGACTCGGAGTTGAAGAACCGTATTTTTGCGCGATATGTCAGActcctggggcccatttctcaaaagcttgtaacgtGTAATTGTCACTtattgacagcttttgttagaaagggacttccacatgtattacaagttacaagcttttgaaaaACGGGCCCCTGCAGCTAGTAAACTAACTGACGTGAGCAAAGACAAGCGCTGTTCGTTATTGCCCTCCATTGAAACCGAAGATCTGTATTGTTGCTCCGTGAGTCCTATTGTCTTTCAGGAGCGCCGTTTGGTTCGGGGCTTACTAGTTGACATCGTTGGGATATGATCGCTTTGTCTAAGCCTAGCTATTCTCTATAGGTGACTCGCCATCAGCAAGACCCGCTCTGGACGGCGATTTtcaatcgctcgatttcgtcactcgaaaatcggtggaaaacagcgaaatgctattttttttttgaaatacgagcgatagaaattgggaatctagtggtattgaccacttaTTTTCAATTCTATTGGTACAATTTAAATGCctgtagtggagatattattgaacgaaatacacgaaatcatgcggtcgaaattcaaaaatcggccccctacGATGACTAGGAACTACGGAAGTCTTATTGACTCTTTTGGTAATACCATTCAGTTCGGGACTTCCTGGTTTGGCCTGGTGCTGCCGTTAGGGTACCTCCGCTAAACCTAGTCTTTTCAGCTACTGCACTGACATATGATACAAAGCTCTTTCGGCTGAGCTCGTACAGTCAACATTAAATTTTACTTATTATTTCGAGAGTGTTAAAAACGAacttatgtataaaataaaactaaaaacgaaTAACTACATAAACTAAAATGCCCCTTTGGCATGGCGCCgaggatgctggcagcatttttccgctgtattgcgatgctaatacgttgcgcgagaaagctgtcAGCTTTTCAGTCGCCAGTGAAGCCGACTAGACTTTTCCGGAGTTGGATAGCTCTTTAAAGAGCTGTAGAGCGTtaggaccccacgggccaagggtctcaaCCCCAAAGGGCATGAAAGTATACTCGGGGCCGAGCTTTCGTGAGTTAACATGAGTATTGTTGTTTTAGCTACTCGTATGTGGACAAGAACTCGGAAACGAAGGAGCACAAGCCACTGGCGCCCAAGATGGAGCCGAAAAAGATGGTCCGTTACCGCGACAACAAGATAGTGTCGCTCAAGGGCGAGCGGTACACTGAGGTGAGTGTGACATGGTTACATACATCACAAACAGTAGGTGAAGTTAGCACAAGATGGTCCGCTACCGCGACAACAAGATAGTGTCGCTCAAGGGCGAGCGGTACACTGAGGTGAGTGTGACATGGTTACATACATCACAAACAGTAGGTGAAGTTAGCACAAGATGGTCCGCTACCGCGACAACAAGCTCGTGTCGCTCAAGGGCGAGCGGTACACTGAGGTGAGTGTGACATGGTTACATACATCACATACAGTAGGTGAAGTTAGCACAAGATGGTCCGCTACCGCGACAACAAGATCGTGTCGCTCAAGGGCGAGCGGTACACTGAGGTGAGTGTGACATGGTTACATACATCACAAACAGTAGGTGAAGTTAGCACAAGATGGTCCGCTACCGCGACAACAAGATAGTGTCGCTCAAGGGCGAGCGGTACACTGAGGTGAGTGTGACATGGTTACATACATCACAAACAGTAGGTGAAGTTAGCACAAGATGGTCCGCTACCGCGACAACAAGATCGTGTCGCTCAAGGGCGAGCGGTACACTGAGGTGAGTGTGACATGGTTACATACATCACAAACAGTAGGTGAAGTTAGCACAAGATGGTCCGCTACCGCGACAACAAGATCGTGTCGCTCAAGGGCGAGCGGTACACTGAGGTGAGTGTGACATGGTTACATACATCACAAACAGTAGGTGAAGTTAGCACAAGATGGTCCGCTACCGCGACAACAAGATAGTGTCGCTCAAGGGCGAGCGGTACACTGAGGTGAGTGTGACATGGTTACATACATCACAAACAGTAGGTGAAGTTAGCACAAGATGGTCCGCTACCGCGACAACAAGATCGTGTCGCTCAAGGGCGAGCGGTACACTGAGGTGAGTGTGACATGGTTACATACATCACAAACAGTAGGTGAAGTTAGCACAAGATGGTCCGCTACCGCGACAACAAGATCGTGTCGCTCAAGGGCGAGCGGTACACTGAGGGAGCTGAGCactttagagttagaccaagacaagtctgcaacgattttgatagcacacgcattttgataacttctatgaaattatgacgtataaatgacacttgcactgcgtgtgctatctaaATCGTTGcattctcttggtctaactcagtataattccaaaacctccgtggcaacgggaatgcagttatttttagccactgTGTATATAGCGAATAGCGGGAGCATAGTTCACTAATGTTTGGTAGACCTAAGTTCTTCTAACTCGCCACAACCGGATGCTCTACCAGTGTGATAACCGACGAAAAGCAAAAAAATGTGCAATACATTATATCGCCAAAAATTCCAGGTACCAAGGTCCGGAGTCGACGAGGAAAACTTGAAAAAGCCCAAAAAACAGCACTGCCCTTAACCATTACAACCACATCAGTACCGGGCCCGCCCTGCCCCCGGCCCCTGCGGCCCTAATCCCCCCCTCATGTGTAGCGTTCATTCCCTCCCCGTACTGATTTTGGTTTTAATGATTTTAGTGATTAAGTTTACTATTATGCTCTCTCTTGACAGTATTATTTCAAATAGGTCTTTTATTAGTGAGAGTTGCGAATCGCGACGGGGTCTGACGCGCGGTCGGTTAAGATTTTTATATGGTTTTAGTGTATAGTTTGTGTGTGCGGGTTGACGTCGAAATGTGGATCAATTTGGTCAATTATTTTCCTTTTGTCGTATTAAAATATGCGAGAAACTGAGTGAAATCTCGTATCGCCATTTTAAGAGCTTATGATGCATATTTTGCATCAAAATTGACAGATGCTCACCTCTTGGGTCTTATGATCTGATGGCATTGGCTTGGGTTTAGATGTCTGAGCGGACGCTAGGTTTCTGCAGTATGATATATGGATTACGGAAAACGTAAAGACGAAGACAATCTTCATTAAAGATTTCTTGtccgaaataaaatattttcgaattttattttaattatataaactacgtacgttgacgaccggtctggcctagtgggtagtgaccctgcctatgaagccgatggtcccaggttcgcatcctggtaagggcatttatttgtatgatgatacagatatttgttcctgagtcatggttgttttctatgtatttaagtatttatatacatattatatatatcgttgtctgagtacccacaacacaagccttcttgagcttaccgtggggcttagtcaattcaatttgtgtaaaacatgtccttataatatttatttacgtactGCTTAAAGTGGTTGACATCTAATACAAAcgaaatttatatgggaccatcCTGTATTCTTTATTCGATAAATCGATACATTTAAAATTCTATTTGGCCG harbors:
- the LOC134803759 gene encoding CUE domain-containing protein 2, with amino-acid sequence MSTTALQESAVKESLFQFITKNVPSADLNVIDDIVLSYVISFVEESSQDPCFDVEGFIEMMAAYVPQFANIDVERVCSWVVDLEALLTSEESDPPSSHEESSSSSDKLTMTLHTLSEMLPTATKPSRSHSSSESSEEAERQRSLLEAEDLPMLAAQCAVLHEMFPNTCAMEIKHCVSIACGDVERAAATLLHRREQGQALSAAALHQASKTPLCDDSELKNRIIARYSYVDKNSETKEHKPLAPKMEPKKMVRYRDNKIVSLKGERYTEVPRSGVDEENLKKPKKQHCP